A portion of the Acidobacteriota bacterium genome contains these proteins:
- a CDS encoding zinc metalloprotease, whose translation MKKILLSGLIVTLCSTVAWAEAYSEKAERAFPEQDVHMLDAQGDIVRGTRCAVKNPTDEHVARIQRQVDEWIRHNVFTPESAASINIPVAFHVVYKRRRGVTTGNVPQSQIDDQIDVLNAAYAGTGFSFTLASVDRTRSNRWFDRCYTTGQERRMKQALTVSPATTLNIYTCNPAGGILGWAYFPDSYPESSYWHGVVLLHSSLPGGSAAPYNLGDTGTHEVGHYLGLYHTFQGGCSSPGDAVADTPPEASPAYGCPIGRDTCAGGGPDPIFNFMDYTDDACMDEFTAGQTSRMHAMVSTYKPSL comes from the coding sequence ATGAAGAAAATATTGCTTTCCGGACTGATTGTGACTCTCTGTTCTACTGTGGCGTGGGCCGAGGCGTACAGCGAGAAAGCCGAGCGGGCTTTCCCGGAGCAGGACGTTCATATGCTCGACGCCCAGGGCGACATCGTGCGCGGCACCCGCTGCGCGGTGAAGAATCCAACGGACGAGCACGTCGCTCGCATCCAGAGGCAGGTGGACGAGTGGATCCGCCACAACGTCTTTACCCCGGAGAGCGCCGCCAGCATCAACATTCCGGTGGCCTTCCACGTGGTCTACAAGCGCCGCCGCGGAGTGACTACCGGCAACGTGCCGCAGTCGCAGATCGACGACCAGATCGACGTGCTCAACGCCGCATACGCCGGCACCGGCTTTTCCTTCACGCTGGCGAGCGTTGACCGTACCCGCAGCAATCGGTGGTTCGACCGCTGCTACACCACCGGCCAGGAGCGCCGCATGAAGCAGGCGCTGACCGTCAGCCCGGCCACCACCCTCAACATCTACACCTGCAACCCGGCCGGCGGCATCCTCGGCTGGGCCTACTTCCCGGATTCCTATCCGGAGTCGAGCTACTGGCACGGCGTGGTGCTCCTCCACTCCTCCCTGCCGGGCGGTTCCGCGGCGCCCTACAACCTGGGCGACACCGGCACCCACGAGGTGGGTCACTACCTGGGCCTTTACCATACCTTCCAAGGCGGCTGCTCCTCGCCGGGCGACGCGGTGGCGGATACGCCGCCGGAGGCTAGCCCGGCTTACGGTTGCCCGATCGGCCGCGACACCTGCGCCGGCGGTGGCCCGGATCCGATCTTCAATTTCATGGACTACACCGACGATGCCTGCATGGATGAATTCACGGCCGGCCAGACCAGCCGCATGCACGCCATGGTCTCCACCTACAAGCCCAGCCTGTAG
- a CDS encoding NUDIX domain-containing protein, giving the protein MTEPQSWILEIRRRLEAPPGREPIVEATSRRAVLVPLAADAGELWVQLGRGYGDDDGGGAFPGADLEKGEDVWTGALRGAEEQMKIHPKGVLRLGELDAVESFEGGLLTPCIGALPAKLEAEAGESFAEVFRLPLSAFANPSLVEEKIVEVDGLQRRVKSYHIGNRRVWGLAADILEDLLERLGGT; this is encoded by the coding sequence ATGACCGAACCGCAAAGCTGGATCCTGGAGATCCGCCGCCGCCTCGAAGCGCCTCCCGGCCGTGAGCCGATCGTAGAGGCGACCTCGCGGCGGGCGGTGCTAGTGCCGTTGGCCGCCGATGCCGGCGAGCTGTGGGTGCAGCTCGGCCGCGGTTATGGCGACGACGATGGCGGCGGAGCCTTCCCCGGCGCCGATCTGGAAAAGGGCGAAGATGTGTGGACCGGCGCCCTGCGCGGCGCCGAGGAGCAGATGAAGATCCATCCCAAGGGCGTGCTCCGCCTCGGGGAACTCGATGCGGTGGAGAGTTTCGAGGGCGGCCTGCTCACCCCCTGCATCGGGGCGCTGCCGGCGAAACTCGAAGCGGAGGCCGGCGAAAGCTTCGCCGAGGTCTTTCGGCTACCGCTCTCCGCCTTCGCCAACCCCAGCCTGGTGGAGGAAAAAATTGTCGAAGTGGACGGCCTGCAGCGGCGGGTCAAGAGCTACCACATCGGCAACCGCCGGGTGTGGGGCCTGGCGGCGGACATCCTGGAGGATCTGCTGGAACGGTTGGGCGGAACGTAG
- a CDS encoding glycosyltransferase family 4 protein translates to MESQLALDYVSPLPPVRSGIADYSADLLPHLAQRVDVRVLRLPDLPVSDEIRARWHPADVSTLGRDGRLPLYQMGNNPYHAAVRDLALAQPGIVTLHDLVLHHLLAECTLGEGVFEPYSEALTADHDWVGEAVAQPRWWGGYSDAGLFALPARRTLLRRQRGVLVHSAWAADWLREEDPELAVRAVPMGIPLPPEADPAAGRALRQRYGIPADVPLLGSFGFQTPIKRTLSAVRALTAPGLERVHLLVVGEVSPELDFEMEIHRLGVAERVTITGFVGFDVFEAAIAAVDLCVNLRYPSAGETSASLLRVMAVGRGAVVSEFGQFAELPPAATLAIPLGPDEIPCLAARLAKLLRRSDRLRELGRAAREHVRRVHDPEAAAMAVAAACEALRHRQPPGDRRRRLPPPTTLCWGKVAGTLEVEGANLPWPEGERRSLRLRLTNTGEARWLAARHGAGGVACEVRLESEGQNLLWKAPWVPLPRDLATGEAQEFDIAIRRPPGPARLVIEPRVMGGDSFRDLGGPIWRGEL, encoded by the coding sequence GTGGAATCTCAGCTCGCCCTCGACTACGTCTCGCCGCTGCCGCCGGTGCGTTCGGGTATCGCCGACTACAGCGCCGACTTGCTACCCCATCTGGCGCAACGGGTGGATGTGCGCGTGCTGCGGTTGCCGGATCTGCCGGTGTCCGACGAGATCAGAGCCCGCTGGCACCCGGCGGACGTTTCGACCCTCGGCCGCGACGGGCGCTTGCCGCTCTACCAGATGGGCAACAATCCCTACCACGCGGCGGTGCGCGACCTCGCCCTGGCGCAGCCCGGCATCGTCACCCTGCACGATCTGGTGCTCCACCACCTGCTCGCCGAATGCACCCTCGGCGAAGGGGTCTTCGAACCGTATTCCGAGGCTCTGACGGCGGATCACGACTGGGTCGGCGAGGCCGTCGCCCAGCCACGCTGGTGGGGCGGCTACAGCGATGCCGGCCTGTTCGCCCTGCCGGCCCGCCGCACCCTACTGCGCCGCCAGCGGGGAGTTCTGGTGCACAGCGCCTGGGCAGCGGACTGGCTGCGCGAGGAGGATCCGGAGCTGGCCGTGCGAGCGGTTCCGATGGGCATTCCCCTGCCGCCGGAAGCGGATCCCGCCGCCGGCCGGGCGCTGCGGCAGCGCTACGGTATTCCCGCCGATGTTCCGCTCCTCGGCTCCTTTGGCTTCCAGACCCCGATCAAGCGCACCCTGTCGGCGGTGCGCGCCCTCACCGCTCCAGGCCTCGAACGGGTGCATCTGCTGGTGGTGGGGGAGGTGTCGCCGGAACTCGATTTCGAAATGGAGATCCACCGTCTGGGGGTGGCGGAGCGGGTGACGATCACCGGTTTTGTTGGCTTCGATGTGTTCGAGGCGGCGATTGCGGCGGTCGACCTGTGCGTCAACCTGCGCTACCCGTCCGCCGGCGAGACCTCCGCTTCGCTGCTGCGGGTGATGGCCGTCGGGCGGGGCGCGGTGGTGTCCGAGTTCGGCCAGTTCGCGGAACTGCCCCCGGCGGCCACTCTGGCGATTCCCCTCGGACCGGACGAGATCCCCTGCCTGGCGGCCCGTTTGGCGAAGCTTCTGCGGCGTTCCGACCGGCTGCGGGAGTTGGGCCGGGCGGCCCGCGAGCATGTGCGCCGGGTGCACGATCCCGAGGCCGCGGCGATGGCGGTGGCGGCCGCCTGCGAGGCCCTGCGGCACCGGCAACCGCCGGGCGATCGGCGCCGGCGCCTGCCGCCACCGACCACCCTGTGCTGGGGGAAGGTGGCCGGCACCTTGGAGGTGGAGGGAGCCAACCTCCCGTGGCCGGAGGGTGAGCGGCGGTCCCTGCGCCTACGCCTCACCAACACCGGCGAGGCCCGCTGGCTGGCGGCCCGCCACGGGGCCGGCGGCGTGGCCTGTGAAGTTCGGCTCGAGAGCGAGGGGCAGAACCTGCTGTGGAAGGCCCCCTGGGTACCCCTGCCGCGGGATCTAGCCACCGGCGAGGCGCAAGAATTCGACATCGCGATCCGCCGCCCTCCGGGGCCGGCCCGGTTGGTGATCGAACCGCGGGTGATGGGCGGCGATTCCTTTCGTGACCTCGGCGGTCCGATCTGGCGGGGTGAACTGTGA
- the prfB gene encoding peptide chain release factor 2 (programmed frameshift): MSLEIQQRIEELSERLVSVRGYLEAPDFEDQLAEIDREMENPDFWDDPAKSAPLLRQRKALERRLATLEKLRSDGADLAAWSELLAEGEADPELERFLGRLDHDLHRLDLQLKLSGEDDDKSAIIEIHPGAGGVDAADWAEMLLRMYVRWAEKNDFQADLLDRQDAEEAGIKSATLAIRGENAAGFLRGEKGVHRLVRISPFDQQARRQTSFASVDVYPEVDDEVEIEVVDKDLRVDTFRASGAGGQHVNKTDSAVRITHLPTGIVVSCQNERSQLKNRATAMKLLRARLYDLEMQKRDEEKAEREGQKLDIDFGSQIRSYVLQPYQMVKDHRTHFETGDADGVIDGAIDPFLESYLSHQMAEREGSAS, encoded by the exons ATGAGTCTAGAGATACAGCAGAGAATCGAAGAGCTTTCCGAACGGCTGGTCAGTGTCCGGGGGTATCTT GAAGCGCCGGACTTCGAGGATCAGCTAGCGGAGATCGACCGCGAAATGGAAAATCCCGACTTCTGGGACGATCCTGCGAAGAGTGCGCCTCTTCTGCGCCAGCGCAAGGCCCTGGAACGGCGGCTGGCGACGCTCGAAAAACTGCGCTCCGATGGCGCCGACCTCGCCGCCTGGAGCGAACTGCTGGCCGAGGGCGAAGCGGATCCGGAACTCGAGCGTTTTCTCGGCCGCCTGGACCACGATCTGCATCGCCTCGATCTCCAGCTCAAGCTCTCCGGCGAGGACGACGACAAGAGCGCCATCATCGAGATCCATCCCGGCGCCGGTGGCGTGGACGCCGCCGACTGGGCCGAGATGCTGCTCCGCATGTACGTGCGGTGGGCTGAGAAGAACGACTTCCAGGCGGATCTGCTCGACCGCCAGGACGCCGAGGAAGCGGGGATCAAGAGCGCCACCCTCGCCATCCGCGGGGAGAACGCCGCCGGCTTTCTGCGCGGCGAGAAAGGGGTCCACCGGTTGGTGCGAATCAGTCCCTTCGATCAGCAGGCGCGGCGTCAGACGTCCTTCGCCTCGGTGGACGTCTATCCGGAGGTGGACGACGAGGTGGAGATCGAAGTGGTCGACAAGGATCTGCGGGTGGATACCTTCCGCGCTTCCGGTGCCGGCGGTCAGCACGTCAACAAGACCGACTCGGCGGTGCGGATCACCCATCTGCCGACGGGCATCGTGGTCTCCTGTCAGAATGAGCGCAGCCAACTGAAGAACCGTGCCACGGCGATGAAACTGTTGCGCGCCCGGCTCTACGACCTCGAGATGCAGAAGCGCGACGAGGAGAAAGCCGAGCGCGAAGGGCAGAAGCTCGATATCGACTTCGGCAGCCAGATCCGCAGCTACGTTCTACAGCCGTACCAGATGGTCAAGGACCATCGCACCCACTTCGAGACCGGCGACGCCGACGGCGTGATCGACGGCGCCATCGACCCCTTCCTGGAGTCCTACCTGTCGCACCAGATGGCGGAACGCGAAGGATCCGCCTCGTAG